The Astyanax mexicanus isolate ESR-SI-001 chromosome 4, AstMex3_surface, whole genome shotgun sequence genome segment AAAAAAaggtcaggtggtttgcttttgctgagatgtgtgggtacgagagagaagcatgtagcgctaatgctaatgcataaaagcaaaaagacgcatgaattccgatttgtcGCATGCccatggatcagatatgtatcaTATTTAGGACCACATACAGAGTTGGCTtagatctgatttaaaaaaaattggatttggcacgttcacacagccatgaaaaaatcagatctaagccacattgagcaaaaaatctgatttgagacaCTTTTGtgtcagttgtaaagtagtgaagaggtagagttacaggtatacagtgaatagttctatttgagattatgagaagcaagaactactcaattaagtatACGGTAGAAGAAAATTTGTTTAAGTAATGAAGGTCAGTCTAAACCATAAAAAAATTGATGATGAAACCGACATTCATCTgggccgccccaggaaaggaagagcaagagttctccACTGCAACCACTgtgcagtacaggccaaaagtttggacacacctcattcaatgcgttttctttaatttcatgactatttaccttgtagattctcacttaaggcatcaaaactatgaatgaacacatgtggagttttatgtacttaacaaaaaatgagctgaacctccacagtcaccggacccgAACCCAATcaagatggtttggggtgagctggagcacagagtgaagaaggtaaaggggcaacaagtgctaataaacacctcctTCGAAAAcctttcaggtgaccacctcttgaagttcATTAAGAGAATGATGCTAAGTGtgaaaagcagtaatcagagcaaagggtgtctattttgaagaaactaatatatatatatatatgttaagtacataaaactccacctGTTTATTCATAgatttgatgcttcagtgagaatatacaatgtaaaaagtcatgaaaataaagaaaacttattaaaaaaagaaaaggtgtgtccaaacttttggcctgtactgtatattgtactgtatataatgtatatgggATTGATGGGGAGGCATTAGGACCTGGAGGAAGCCTGCGGCTCCTGCTGTAAATATAGCAGCACTGTGTGGAATCAGACTGACCTCTGCATTGCTGCGGTCCTGCCAGCTCTTCTCATTAGAACCAGTGTTATTACTGAGCCTGCACTGAGggtagtgagtgtgtgagtgtgtgtgtgagtgagtaatgGGTGAGTTAGATAACCagtaaattctctctctctttctctctttctctttctttcttctcatccacacacactcacacacacacacagcccaatGCTTCAGCTGTGTAAGGTTACAGAAGGCCTGCTGATCAGCAATGCGCGCTCAGCCTGCAGTGACGAGCTCATCCAGCAGGAGGAGGTGACGCTCTGCATCAACGTCTCCAAGCAGCAGCCCTTCCCATCCACCAGGGTCGCCACCTTCCGGGTTCCGGTCTTCGACGACCCTCACGAGGACCTCTCCAGGTACTTCGACCGCTGCACCGACGCCATCCACAGCGAAAAGGCTCGGGGAGGCCGGACGGTGGTCTACTGCAAGAACGGCCGCAGCAGGTCAGCCACGGTCTGCGTTGCCTACCTCATGAAGCACCAGGGCCTCTCCTTAACAGAGGCCTTCGAGGTAGGCctctttgctatcttataccccgtcGATAGCCCATGCTATTGAAAATAGCATCGGAGTtttggaataaatctacactgatgggtgtggtgtgttcaagtaaatttctgtcgtgttggaaaacacaggtgcgccgctgactgattaaaaccctgacaacagtcaatagtcaatcatcagagtccatatacagctttggaaaaaattaagagaccacttaaatataagtttctttgattttaccaaattaaaaacctctggaatataatcaagaggaagatggatgatcacaaaccatcaaaccaaactgaactgcttgaattgttgcaccaggagtgtcatatcCAAAGTTAtctagaagcagtgtgtaagactggtggaggataacatgatgccaagatgcatgattaaaaactgtgattaaaaaccagggttattccaccaaatattgatttctaaactcttaaaactttatgaatatgaacttttttgttttctttgcattatttgagagaTGCGCAAAAGCACTGTGCTGtgaagatacgaacgcgccaaagtcagagctcacctgactcttaaaaggaatggcaattggcacactgattggtttatcacAATACTTCCgaaacatacccatgattaattaagttaGTTGATGCCTTTTGCATTCTGTtgtgagctgcacaaggtgtattttttgtgccttCAGGATACcgaagacacaccgacacgccctacaTTCAGCTGCACCACctgcaattgactggtgcgctataAATTGCTAAAATGGGCCCAAATGCGGTTTTGTTAGGGTTAGCATTATGTCTTTATCTGCATTGATGCTTCTAGTGCCCACTGTGACAGCCCCTGTCAAGACTTTATCCCTGGTAAAAATACTGTTGTTCAaaatttctgatattttttttacagcatttaaatgtaataaactgATAAAATTTCATGTATTTTCTATAGATGGTGAAAAGTGCCCGGTCAGTGGTGGAGCCTAACCCTGGCTTTTGGGCTCAGCTGGAGCTATATGAGCAGGAGCTGAAGATCAGGAGGTCAGCAAGCAACAAGTCTAACGTCTCCTCAGCTTAACTTCGCACAAAGTCCTTAAAAAAGTGTTTGAATTAAATTAGAATTCTAATTCAATATCTCTTAAAGGTTAATTAAactccaccttcagctcaaatgtgaaaaatgcaaaaaaaatgggaggggtagtctgggagggggggaggggtagtctgggagggggggaggggtagtctgggagggggggaggggtagtctgggagggggggaggggcactgggtgatgtatgggtttaggggcgtggcagaagggagagagctgattggctgagtgaACCAAAGTACACAAAATCGAATCCACGTCTATATCACAGTTAAACCTGTGAGGGCATTGCAGGGATAGAAATGGATGCATCGATTTATTAAGACGTTTTTGAAagatttaaaggttttaaaggtGTTTATAAGAATTTTAAACAGGACTGGCATGTTTCACAACTTCAGATTAACACATTTtagctaataatgaaaaaactacggtttagggtttagtgcctctttaagaaTTCTTTATCTTCCACTATATACAAAAGGtctatactacactactgtactactAAACATAGTAGGTTTTTAGTAGTTCTTTAATATGCATTTCCGTAATTAAGATACTAATAAGCCATAATatgtagaataataaatatacactcattgacaaCAAATAATGCAGTCAAaggtctttcaccaagaggtacactacctaaaattAGACTTTCTATAGAGGAGTGGGGGAGGGAATCCCTCTTACGCCCTCTCGTGGCAAAACCCAGTGTCTAATTAAACCACGCCTGTAATCATTTGTATATCTGTCTAATATATTGCAGCAATCTAGgtgctttatttttttgtcaatgatTCTACAATGACTGTATTATGTATGTAGATTGTGTCCTTTAAAGTAAGACTATGCATTTCAGCCTATTATCCTCAGGATTCCACCTTAAGAAAAGTTccctttattgtatttattatttgaacttaaacttaaacaaTGCCTCAAATCATGGCTCTCAGGTTTCAGAACTTCAGAACTGAATCTGTAGGTTTTgttgtatatttactgtatatggtatgtatttttgttttagagTAATgggttattttttattaatgggttttatttcatttatcacTGATTTTTGTTTGCACTTTTCAGAACACAACAGACAAACAAATGCCTGCAGTTCTTCCAGTTTTCGATACAGCGGATATTTTCTCAAAGAAGACATACATCGTAAAATATATGGCGAAAACAATTTGTAAATACACGCCCATACACTTCTATcagccttaaaaaaaataagagagcacttcagtttctgaatcagtttctctgattttgctatttataggtttatgtttgagtaaaatgaacattgttgttttattctataaactacagacaacatttctcctaaattccaaataaaatattctcatttagagcatttatttacagaaaatgagaaatggctgaaataacaaaaaaaaattgcagagctttcagacctcaaataatgcaaagaaaacaagttcatattcataaagctttaagagttcagaaatcaatatttggtggaataaccctggtttttaatcccatgcatcttggcatcatgttctcctccaccagtcttacacactgcttttggataactttatgctgctttactcctgttgcaaaaattcaagcagttcagtttggtttgatggcttgtgatcatccatcttcctcttgattatattaattatattatataactctCATTTTTTCCACGGCTGTAtatatagtagtgcatctcaaaaaaaatgatgtcattaaaaagttactttatttcagtaattcagttgaaaatgtgaaactcatatattatatagatgggTTTTCacgccaatgaaaacccaaaaatcagtatctcagaaaattagaatattatataagaccaattggtactttttggcactactgtgggcagtgtgccaagtcctgctggaaaatgaaatctgcatctccgtaaaagttgtcagtagcagagggaagcatgaagtgctgtaatattttccaggaaaacactgcactgactttgggtAGTACAATGGGCtgcgaaggatacatcagctgcgtccttgaAATCACTCAGCATAAATCATAAGCATAAAATCAGTGCTGTGAACATGATGTTTTAGATGATCAATTGCATCTGGTGTCATtgataaatcattaaaaaaatgttaaaaatgcttaaaataatgttttgatTCACGTCACACATTTCTGTAAATTTAAGAGAAgagtattatacagtattatgaTTGTTTTTTACATGTTATGAATTTtattgttgtttcttttttttgtggaaaGAAAAGCCATCCTTCCGTCGCATTTCTGATACAGTTTTGTCAATTTATTGATAACTTTAAAACTGAATGCAAGTGTAATTAATAACCTAAGTATATTAACTACCTGTATAATAATTCATGATGTAATAATATTGCTGAATAATAATAACTCTACATGTTTTAAAATGGCGTGTTGTACTGAAAGGgctcctgttcacactgtgtcTATAAATTCACTTTGAAAACTGAATTATTTCAAAGTGTCTTTCCTCCGCATTTTACTTTGCACTAAATGttctgtccaaatgtttgtaggtCACCCATTCTTTAAGCCAtacacattgctgacacagatgtgcaaatgcacacacacagtttgtctaaTCAAGTgtagtagagaagtattgccaatagaataggactgtctATA includes the following:
- the dusp28 gene encoding dual specificity phosphatase 28 isoform X1, whose amino-acid sequence is MDHMWSIFCWSGETGNSCSEVHAQVEEVKKSPMLQLCKVTEGLLISNARSACSDELIQQEEVTLCINVSKQQPFPSTRVATFRVPVFDDPHEDLSRYFDRCTDAIHSEKARGGRTVVYCKNGRSRSATVCVAYLMKHQGLSLTEAFEMVKSARSVVEPNPGFWAQLELYEQELKIRRTQQTNKCLQFFQFSIQRIFSQRRHTS
- the dusp28 gene encoding dual specificity phosphatase 28 isoform X2, with the translated sequence MLQLCKVTEGLLISNARSACSDELIQQEEVTLCINVSKQQPFPSTRVATFRVPVFDDPHEDLSRYFDRCTDAIHSEKARGGRTVVYCKNGRSRSATVCVAYLMKHQGLSLTEAFEMVKSARSVVEPNPGFWAQLELYEQELKIRRTQQTNKCLQFFQFSIQRIFSQRRHTS